From Actinoplanes oblitus, a single genomic window includes:
- a CDS encoding helix-turn-helix transcriptional regulator gives MQEVERLLHAAADGRGGGLVLRGGPGSGRSSLLRSALPHAAHWTVWSVPGHAAERSFPCAALRRLTDRIAWPAARDAAAVVTAGDALLRHLRTAAADRPLLCLLDDAHLLDTPSREVIAYAARRLATDRIAVLAAGPPGLTGLDLPARHVPPLDPPACRALLAEHAPDLADDVALALAGLSGGNPAALIDLATDLSPEQRRGYRPLPAELPAHSPLRRRLRTELAALPATTRRLLRLAAADPPAPLPDLLAVATGAGPADLGPAERAGLITVDGTAVHFGSAVARGVAYREMSSADRRTAHLALAGVAAARGRRLDALLHRAAASATADPALAAELTEAAAPAAPSDATAAFRYAAQLTPDPAARDAALLDAARSAWLAGHPHQAGPLLRQVTAARTRVRARALAAEIRPDEPASRDILLDVAADLADSDPVAALDALSLAGEAAGLDQEQGRYAALARRVAAGRRGDEPAALAMAYHHVAGLADIACRDEAAAFARLRRELDLAVEVAEPVPLIRAATAAILVGDARRATTAAARAVVLAREAGAHSLVPRALELAALAGMASGDYDAATTAALDGVATARGTGQSALAGTHLGILAVLAALVGDRDSGQTRIRAATGTDQARPLCEWALALLDLVDGQRRAAAERLHLVVAGPPGHGSVLLRVAVVPHLLEAAGPEPALNAVAAAFDGWAGRTGQAGWLALRDRCRALRTRDGEAAEAHFHAALRRVGEAGFPRAHTELLYGRLLRRRRRHVAAREHLRRAADTFRLLGAEPWAAQSVRELRAAGERAGSERRAAAERSGPKAWEGVELTAQQERIATLVAEGATNREVAQELHLSPRTVDHHLRNVFARLGVRSRTEMAHLLAAR, from the coding sequence GTGCAAGAAGTCGAGCGCCTCCTGCACGCGGCCGCCGACGGCCGGGGCGGCGGGCTCGTCCTCCGCGGCGGTCCCGGCTCCGGCCGCAGCAGCCTGCTGCGCTCGGCCCTCCCGCACGCCGCGCACTGGACCGTGTGGTCCGTCCCCGGGCACGCCGCCGAGCGTTCCTTCCCGTGCGCCGCCCTGCGCCGCCTCACCGACCGGATCGCCTGGCCCGCGGCCCGCGACGCCGCCGCGGTGGTCACCGCCGGCGATGCCCTCCTGCGGCACCTGCGGACGGCGGCGGCCGACCGCCCGCTGCTCTGCCTGCTGGACGACGCGCACCTGCTCGACACCCCGTCCCGTGAGGTCATCGCGTACGCCGCCCGCCGGCTCGCGACCGACCGGATCGCGGTCCTGGCCGCCGGCCCGCCCGGCCTCACCGGCCTCGACCTGCCGGCCCGCCACGTCCCGCCGCTCGACCCGCCCGCCTGCCGCGCCCTGCTCGCCGAGCACGCCCCCGACCTCGCCGACGACGTCGCCCTGGCCCTGGCCGGCCTGTCCGGCGGCAACCCGGCCGCGCTGATCGACCTCGCCACCGATCTCTCCCCGGAGCAGCGCCGCGGCTACCGCCCGCTGCCCGCCGAGCTGCCCGCGCACAGCCCGCTGCGCCGGCGTCTCCGCACCGAACTGGCCGCTCTCCCGGCGACCACCCGCCGGCTGCTCCGGCTGGCCGCCGCCGATCCGCCGGCCCCGCTCCCCGACCTGCTGGCCGTCGCGACCGGCGCCGGACCGGCCGACCTCGGTCCCGCCGAACGCGCCGGACTGATCACCGTCGACGGCACCGCTGTCCACTTCGGGTCGGCCGTCGCGCGCGGGGTGGCGTACCGGGAGATGTCGTCGGCCGACCGGCGGACAGCGCACCTCGCGCTGGCCGGGGTCGCTGCCGCTCGCGGCCGGAGACTGGACGCGCTCCTGCACCGCGCGGCGGCCTCGGCCACCGCCGACCCCGCGCTCGCCGCCGAGCTCACCGAGGCTGCCGCGCCGGCCGCGCCGTCCGACGCGACAGCGGCTTTCCGGTACGCCGCGCAGCTCACCCCCGACCCCGCCGCCCGCGACGCCGCCCTGCTCGACGCCGCCCGCTCGGCCTGGCTGGCCGGCCACCCGCACCAGGCCGGCCCGCTGCTCCGCCAGGTGACCGCGGCGCGGACCCGGGTGCGGGCGCGGGCCCTCGCCGCGGAGATCCGGCCGGACGAGCCGGCGTCGCGGGACATCCTGCTGGACGTGGCGGCCGACCTCGCCGACAGTGATCCGGTGGCCGCCCTGGACGCGTTGTCGCTGGCCGGCGAGGCCGCCGGCCTGGACCAGGAGCAGGGGCGATACGCGGCACTGGCGCGCCGGGTCGCGGCCGGGCGGCGGGGCGACGAACCGGCGGCGCTGGCGATGGCCTATCACCACGTGGCCGGGCTCGCCGACATCGCCTGCCGGGACGAGGCGGCCGCGTTCGCCCGGCTCCGGCGGGAGCTGGACCTGGCCGTCGAGGTCGCCGAGCCGGTCCCGCTGATCCGGGCGGCGACCGCGGCCATCCTGGTCGGCGACGCCCGGCGAGCCACCACCGCGGCGGCACGGGCGGTGGTGCTGGCCCGCGAGGCCGGCGCGCACAGCCTGGTGCCGCGCGCGCTGGAGCTGGCCGCGCTGGCCGGGATGGCGTCCGGGGACTACGACGCGGCGACGACGGCGGCGCTCGACGGCGTGGCGACGGCCCGGGGCACCGGCCAGAGCGCGCTGGCCGGCACCCACCTCGGGATCCTCGCGGTGCTGGCCGCCCTGGTCGGGGACCGGGACAGCGGACAGACACGGATCCGGGCAGCGACCGGAACCGATCAGGCGCGCCCGCTGTGCGAGTGGGCCCTGGCCCTGCTGGACCTGGTCGACGGGCAGCGCCGGGCCGCCGCGGAACGGCTGCACCTCGTGGTGGCCGGCCCACCCGGCCACGGTTCGGTGCTGCTGCGGGTGGCGGTGGTTCCGCACCTGCTGGAGGCGGCCGGCCCGGAACCGGCGCTGAACGCGGTGGCCGCCGCGTTCGACGGCTGGGCCGGGCGGACCGGGCAGGCCGGCTGGCTGGCGCTGCGCGACAGGTGCCGGGCGCTGCGGACGCGGGACGGCGAGGCCGCCGAGGCGCACTTCCACGCGGCGCTGCGGCGGGTCGGCGAGGCCGGCTTCCCGCGGGCGCACACCGAGTTGCTCTACGGCCGGTTGCTGCGCCGCCGTCGCCGGCACGTGGCGGCCCGCGAGCACCTGCGCCGGGCGGCGGACACGTTCCGGCTGCTCGGGGCCGAACCGTGGGCGGCGCAGAGCGTACGGGAATTGCGGGCCGCCGGGGAACGCGCCGGAAGCGAACGGCGTGCCGCGGCCGAGCGGTCCGGGCCGAAGGCGTGGGAGGGCGTCGAGCTGACCGCCCAGCAGGAGCGGATCGCGACACTGGTGGCGGAGGGCGCCACCAATCGGGAGGTCGCCCAGGAGCTGCACCTCAGCCCCCGGACCGTCGACCATCATCTGCGGAACGTCTTCGCCCGGCTGGGGGTGCGCTCCCGCACCGAGATGGCACACCTGCTCGCCGCCCGCTGA